In Seonamhaeicola sp. S2-3, the genomic window GAAAACTTTTATGAAATAAACGTAAAACTGTTTAACGACATGACTAACCTAGAACATGTTTATGTTATTGAAAATATTCATAAAGAAGAAATTAATAGTCTTATAAATGAATAACAGTTTAACCGGACATATCATCAGGTTTTTTGCACTTGTTTTTGCACAAGTCTTAATTTTTAACCACGTTAATTTTTTAGGCTACATAAACCCTTATGTTTATATTTTGTTTATTGCTTTTTTTCCTGTAAAAAACAATAGGCCGTTATTTATTTTTTCAAGTTTCCTACTAGGTTTATCTATAGATTTGTTTTTAGATACAGGTGGCATACATGCAGCTGCAAGTGTACTTGCTGCTTATATGAGACCCGTAATTTTAAAATCCTCATTTGGTACAGTTTATGAATACCAAAGTGTAAGGTTTAATGCCGTAAGCTTTGGGGTTAAAATCACATATATAACACTATTAGTTATTGCACACCACCTTGTTTTATTTTCATTAGAAATTTTTAGCATTTCTAAAATACTTTTAATCCTTCAAAAAACGTTATTCTCTAGTATATTTACTATTTTATTAAGCATTATAATATCCATTATTTTCAGTAGAAACAATAAATGAGACAATTTTTACTTTTTGGTTCTGTAATTCTTGTTGGAGTTTTGTTTATTTCAAGGTTATTTTATCTTCAAATTTATTCTTTTGAAGGTCAAGATTTATTTGAAGACAACGCCATTAGAAAAGTATACGATTACCCCAAACGAGGTTTTGTATACGACAGAAACGGAAAACTACTAGTTTCAAATCAACCATCTTACGATGTAATGGTGATACCCAGGGAGGTAAAACCTCTAGACACTTTAGAATTTTGCTCGCTTTTAAAAATTAGTAAAGAACAATTTATTCAAAAATATCAAAAAGCATATCGTTATTCACCAAGATTACCTTATGTTTTTGTTTCGCATTTATCTAAAGAAGACTATGCTGTTTTACAAGAAAAAATGCGAAAATTTGAAGGGTTTTATATTCAAAAACGTTCCTTAAGAGATTATCAAACCAAAGTAGGTGCCAATGTTTTAGGCTTTATTGCAGAAGTAAATCAAAGCCAAATGCAGAACAATCCATATTACAAAATGGGTGATTTAATAGGCAAACAGGGGGTTGAATTATCTTATGAAAAGGAATTACGAGGAGTAAAAGGAATTAAATTTATTCAAAAAGACCGGTTTAATAGAGATATAGGACCTTATAAAGATGGAAAATTTGACACCATTCCTCAACAAGGTAAAGACATTACTATTACCATTGACACCCAATTACAGGAGTATGGCGAATTGTTGATGCGAAATAAAAAAGGAGGCATTGTAGCTATTGAACCCAAAACAGGCGAAATTCTTTCTTTGGTATCTGCTCCATCATACAACCCTAATTTATTAGTAGGAAGAAAACGCTCTAAAAACTACACAAAACTCTATAGAGACAGTATTCACCTACCTCTTATAGATAAAGGTTTATTAAGAGTCCATGAGCCTGGGTCTCCATTTAAAACATTAGTTGCTTTGGCTGCACTCCAAGAGCAAGCTATCACTCCAGAAACCACCGTAACATGTACTGGTGT contains:
- a CDS encoding rod shape-determining protein MreD; translation: MNNSLTGHIIRFFALVFAQVLIFNHVNFLGYINPYVYILFIAFFPVKNNRPLFIFSSFLLGLSIDLFLDTGGIHAAASVLAAYMRPVILKSSFGTVYEYQSVRFNAVSFGVKITYITLLVIAHHLVLFSLEIFSISKILLILQKTLFSSIFTILLSIIISIIFSRNNK
- the mrdA gene encoding penicillin-binding protein 2 gives rise to the protein MRQFLLFGSVILVGVLFISRLFYLQIYSFEGQDLFEDNAIRKVYDYPKRGFVYDRNGKLLVSNQPSYDVMVIPREVKPLDTLEFCSLLKISKEQFIQKYQKAYRYSPRLPYVFVSHLSKEDYAVLQEKMRKFEGFYIQKRSLRDYQTKVGANVLGFIAEVNQSQMQNNPYYKMGDLIGKQGVELSYEKELRGVKGIKFIQKDRFNRDIGPYKDGKFDTIPQQGKDITITIDTQLQEYGELLMRNKKGGIVAIEPKTGEILSLVSAPSYNPNLLVGRKRSKNYTKLYRDSIHLPLIDKGLLRVHEPGSPFKTLVALAALQEQAITPETTVTCTGVYHYGRRGKMGCHCGGGIRDLRKGIAKSCNSYFATAFRKTIDLYPDASKSMDKWSKHIKSFGLGQYLGTDLPIGKKGNIPNGAYYDKWYPDFKWGATTVISNSIGQGEILVTPIHLANMTAAIANRGYYYTPHIIKSIGNEPIDEKFTTIRHTTIDKKYFEPVIEGLFDVYDNGGTAHFLQIPGIEICGKTGTAENFTVIDGVRTQLTDHSLFIAFAPKDDPKIAIAVFVENGHYGSIYAGRIASLMIEKYIKGHTTRKDLENWVLTRSLEFEYQKPYLGEPFTINDRREEIVPMPKGLYTDNNL